Proteins from one Bufo gargarizans isolate SCDJY-AF-19 chromosome 8, ASM1485885v1, whole genome shotgun sequence genomic window:
- the TMEM204 gene encoding transmembrane protein 204: protein MGMQKLVVVAVAVALVSLILNNAAAFTPNWVYQTMEEGRKRSVGLWKMCLAGRGLSTRPGQGEERVCQSIGWGSEPSGLQESRNTVKLQFDMMRACNLIATVALTAGQLIFLMGLVELPINTQESQWWEEAIAAVFQLASFVLVIGLVTFYRIGPHTTLSWSCYLDIGACLLATLAAAILIWNILHRREDCMAPRVIVISRTLTDRFRRGLDNDYVESPC from the exons ATGGGCATGCAAAAACTAGTGGTTGTAGCTGTGGCAGTAGCGTTAGTATCGCTCATTCTCAACAATGCAGCTGCCTTCACCCCAAACTGGGTCTACCAGACGATGGAGGAAGGACGCAAGCGCAGCGTTGGTCTCTGGAAGATGTGTCTGGCTGGAAGGGGATTAAGCACCAGGCCTGGACAAGGAGAAGAAAGGGTTTGCCAATCCATTGGCTGGGGGTCGGAGCCATCTGGCTTACAAGAATCCCGGAACACGGTCAAGT TGCAGTTTGACATGATGAGGGCATGCAATCTGATTGCTACGGTTGCCCTGACCGCCGGGCAGCTCATTTTTCTCATGGGTCTAGTGGAGCTGCCCATTAACACCCAGGAGTCTCAGTGGTGGGAAGAAGCCATAGCTGCCGTCTTTCAGCTTGCAA GTTTTGTCCTAGTCATAGGTTTGGTGACTTTCTACCGAATTGGACCCCACACAACTCTATCCTGGTCCTGCTACCTAGATATTGGTGCGTGCCTACTGGCAACTTTGGCAGCTGCTATTCTGATTTGGAACATCCTCCACCGGCGGGAGGACTGCATGGCTCCCCGAGTCATTGTCATCAGCCGTACACTAACTGACCGCTTCCGCAGGGGCCTGGACAACGATTACGTTGAATCTCCCTGCTGA